One window from the genome of Montipora foliosa isolate CH-2021 chromosome 5, ASM3666993v2, whole genome shotgun sequence encodes:
- the LOC138002606 gene encoding uncharacterized protein yields MLSGRKRKRYNTFRASHNPVPPKRSLRRHLKVISSVNSPHNDISCGGLPTEIRPIQLEYVDMCLSSEQNDELLYEMHEDGESLSSVEDENNRNTEKADEIEETYSNLQESNEIVCSYISSDFETHSETHEVHQDDSLSSMNESETAGKDEDPPVYPNCPLRLSESVLLIMTLAIRHKLTGDALADVIKLIDLHCIPGPHSHSIKTLRELKSYFADSKESLDLFYYCNCCYCLLPTEDTPVCPICDTDQGSPAAKSYFVVLPIEHQLSKFLSREGFYEDLLYRFTRPMTADCISDVYDGFQYQKLFHNGGVLSDQNNLSLKVNTDGVPIFKSSGYSMWPIYFEINELPPRIRRQVNNLVMGGLWFGEHKPVMQTFLKPFQEALSGLEIKGTTFQLPNKRIITSKVYLISGIFDLPAKSLVLEEIQYNGFCGCSYCVEAGKSVKTKEDGRGQVHVYPFHDESVTGHTELRTHKGTIANGMKSLEDPHGKPVFGVKGVCQFATLKYFDVVDGIAVDYMHGILLGVTKQLLNLWLDPRFSGEDWYCGTRVSLIDERLMSIKPPNVITRVPRSLEHHRKYWKASELRSWLFHYSLPCLRGILPERYLHHYLLLVNAVWLVNQESITKEDLACSNFCFLKFVLYFDGLYGERHMLINVHNLLHVSRSVLQLGPLWANSSFEFEDANGDLKSLFHGSQNIDMQIVSSISAMQSLPELSRRLEKDSPAEKFYSKLKFGVQSKLTPIGNGVFRMGAASKCALARNVKAKLVEVLGEIPFGTVKRFSRIKIGRQVFHSKAYSRVSKRNSYTVAYRERVD; encoded by the exons ATGCTTTCTGGAAGAAAACGAAAGCGATACAATACTTTTCGTGCCTCTCACAATCCTGTTCCACCAAAACGTAGTTTAAGGCGtcatttgaaagtaatttcaagtgtaaattctcctcacaatgaTATCAGCTGTGGAGGTTTACCGACTGAAATACGTCCCATTCAGCTGGAGTACGTGGACATGTGCTTGTCTTCCGAACAAAATGACGAACTTCTTTACGAGATGCATGAGGATGGTGAGAGTCTGAGCTCTGTGGAGGACGAAAATAATAGGAACACTGAGAAAGCTGATGAAATCGAAGAAACTTACTCGAATTTACAGGAGTCTAATGAGATCGTTTGCAGCTACATCTCTTCTGATTTCGAAACACACAGTGAAACACATGAAGTGCATCAAGATGATAGCTTATCttctatgaatgaaagtgaaacTGCAGGAAAAGATGAAGATCCCCCTGTTTATCCAAATTGTCCTCTTCGGCTTTCCGAGAGTGTATTGCTTATCATGACATTGGCAATTCGACATAAGCTCACAGGAGATGCTTTGGCCGATGTGATCAAACTGATTGATTTGCACTGTATTCCGGGTCCTCATAGTCACTCGATAAAAACCTTGAGGGAATTGAAATCTTACTTTGCAGATTCTAAAGAATCCTTAGACCTGTTCTACTACTGCAactgttgttattgtttgctTCCTACTGAAGACACTCCTGTTTGTCCAATATGTGATACAGACCAAGGATCACCTGCAGCAAAGAGCTACTTCGTGGTCTTGCCTATCGAACATCAGCTCTCAAAGTTTTTGTCGC GTGAAGGATTCTATGAGGACCTATTATATCGTTTCACAAGGCCAATGACTGCTGACTGCATCAGTGATGTTTATGATGGATTTCAGTACCAAAAATTGTTCCATAATGGAGGTGTGTTGTCGGATCAGAACAATTTGTCACTGAAAGTCAATACTGATGGGGTGCCTATTTTCAAGTCATCTGGATACTCAATGTGGCCCATCTACTTTGAAATAAACGAATTACCACCCAGGATAAG GAGACAAGTTAACAACTTGGTAATGGGAGGCCTGTGGTTTGGAGAGCACAAACCAGTAATGCAAACATTCCTTAAACCATTCCAAGAAGCTctttcagggcttgaaattaaag GAACAACATTTCAGCTTCCTAACAAGAGAATCATAACGTCAAAGGTCTATCTAATTAGTGGTATCTTTGACTTGCCGGCTAAAAGCTTAGTGCTGGAGGAGATACAGTACAATGGGTTCTGTGGATGCTCCTACTGTGTTGAAGCAGGAAAATCAGTAAAGACCAAAGAGGATGGACGGGGTCAAGTTCATGTGTACCCATTTCATGACGAGTCAGTAACAGGCCATACTGAACTACGTACCCACAAAGGTACCATAGCAAATGGAATGAAGTCTCTGGAGGACCCACATGGAAAACCA GTATTTGGAGTAAAAGGTGTTTGCCAGTTTGCCACTCTCAAGTATTTTGATGTGGTTGATGGAATAGCAGTGGATTACATGCATGGAATTTTACTTGGAGTGACCAAACAGCTCCTGAACCTATGGCTGGACCCTCGATTCAGTGGTGAGGACTGGTACTGTGGAACTCGTGTGAGTTTAATTGATGAAAGGTTAATGAGCATCAAGCCACCAAACGTCATAACTAGAGTTCCAAGATCCCTTGAACACCATAGGAAATACTGGAaag CTTCAGAACTCCGTTCTTGGCTGTTTCACTATAGCCTTCCATGTCTCAGGGGAATCCTGCCAGAGAGATACCTTCACCACTACTTGCTTCTAGTAAATGCAGTCTGGCTTGTAAACCAAGAGTCAATTACAAAGGAGGACCTTGCCTGCAGTAATTTCTGCTTCCTCAAGTTTGTTCTTTACTTTGATGGCCTCTATG GTGAGCGTCATATGCTTATTAATGTGCACAATTTGCTACACGTGTCAAGATCAGTGCTGCAGCTTGGTCCTCTGTGGGCAAATTCATCGTTTGAATTTGAGGATGCTAATGGAGACTTGAAGTCCTTGTTTCATGGTTCCCAGAACATTGATATGCAG ATTGTGTCATCAATATCAGCAATGCAAAGTCTACCAGAACTATCAAGGAGACTGGAGAAGGATTCACCTGCTGAAAAATTTTATTCAAAGTTGAAATTTGGGGTACAGAGCAA GTTGACCCCAATTGGAAATGGTGTTTTCAGGATGGGTGCTGCTAGCAAGTGTGCATTGGCAAGGAACGTTAAGGCCAAACTGGTTGAGGTCCTTGGGGAGATACCTTTTGGTACAGTTAAAAGGTTCAGCAGGATAAAGATTGGGAGGCAGGTGTTTCATAGCAAAGCATATTCCCGGGTATCCAAGAGGAACAGTTACACTGTGGCATACAGAGAGAGGGTGGATTAG
- the LOC138002608 gene encoding myosin-M heavy chain-like, translating to MVGKTSRVTKAPTRFQDDNDFYLIKFVEDGVRRVLSRDKIKIQDEDVEAGLPCEAYWEDTQTKGWYPAIILAFGESYENLMKLMNQKKRSKDNQVEPDPKRAKKMSGKQKQGKTCKPPQRKKQLEKGTEDENEPKRKKQLDKGTKEDDCDKNRKEQEREAKRRKKEEEKKKRDAKQQQRKEQLVMLQNQHPNFGIVEEASDSDDEYQPTVLDESEGEEQLSIARKHPSKGYAPLQQSFAQLTRSPAASSGMPNPGCTPLNTSKPGHKRSSTVVNAQPRQLPSTSLGNSSSLNVNPRPRPTPLTNLSAFVNPRQTPPNSAGPHHTETHSSNSGHKSFPVHPHHSASSLSSPGVLSAPVFPCETPSPPASPDNLSSSDMTRHRPSPPASPDRALLSIDLRHTPSPAARHNRVSSSVNTLYTPSPPENSAHTPPGHLAPVLSSAAHHVQTPSIIAENVDWQEEYRQLHVKYNALKEKVRILEQSSQGEYSNEERPPPGIYNPSDAQKYKMVEVCPGTGVFWYLGNKTSALNNTKTAGELTAYLMDTFFSKETMAMSNMNGGGKKGYQQLNPTIVNALRGK from the exons atggttgGCAAAACATCACGAGTTACTAAAGCTCCAACACGCTTTCAAGACGACAATG ATTTCTACCTGATCAAATTCGTAGAGGATGGCGTAAGAAGAGTCCTTAGCagagacaaaattaaaatacaagATGAGGACGTGGAAGCAGGATTGCCATGTGAAGCATATTGGGAAGATACACAGACCAAAGGCTGGTATCCAGCTATAATTCTTGCTTTTGGAG aatcCTATGAGAATTTAATGAAACTTATGAaccagaagaaaagaagcaaagACAACCAAGTTGAACCAGATCCAAAGAGAGCCAAGAAGATGTCTGGCAAACAGAAGCAAGGAAAAACATGTAAACCTCCCCAGAGAAAAAAGCAACTAGAGAAAGGAACAGAAGATGAGAATGAgcccaagagaaaaaaacagctAGACAAAGGAACAAAAGAAGACGACTGTGACAAAAACAGAAAGGAACAAGAACGAGAAGCAAAGAGgaggaagaaagaagaagaaaagaagaagagagatGCTAAGcagcaacaaagaaaagaacaatTGGTGATGCTTCAAAATCAGCATCCAAACTTCGGCATTGTTGAGGAGGCATCTGATAGTGATGATGAATATCAACCCACAGTCCTAGATGAAAGTGAAGGTGAAGAACAATTAAGCATTGCAAGGAAACATCCTAGCAAAGGTTATGCACCATTACAGCAGAGCTTTGCACAATTAACACGTTCACCAGCTGCATCATCAGGTATGCCAAACCCTGGATGTACACCACTGAATACTTCTAAACCTGGTCATAAGCGTTCTTCAACTGTTGTCAATGCACAACCGAGGCAGTTACCATCCACCAGCCTTGGTAATTCTTCATCATTAAATGTCAACCCTCGCCCACGACCAACACCTCTTACCAATCTTTCAGCTTTTGTTAATCCTCGTCAGACACCACCAAACTCTGCTGGTCCTCATCACACAGAGACTCATTCCTCCAACTCTGGTCATAAATCATTTCCTGTACACCCTCATCATTCTGCATCATCACTGAGCAGCCCTGGGGTTTTGTCAGCACCTGTCTTCCCATGCGAAACACCATCGCCTCCTGCCAGCCCTGACAACCTGTCATCATCTGACATGACTCGTCACAGACCATCACCTCCTGCAAGCCCTGATCGTGCGTTATTGTCTATTGACCTCCGCCATACACCATCACCTGCTGCCAGACATAATCGTGTGTCATCTTCTGTCAACACTTTGTATACACCTTCACCTCCTGAAAATTCAGCTCATACACCACCTGGGCATCTTGCTCCTGTATTGTCTTCAGCTGCACACCACGTTCAGACACCCAGTATCATTGCAGAAAATGTGGACTGGCAGGAAGAATACCGCCAGCTTCATGTTAAGTACAATGCATTGAAGGAAAAAGTCAGAATCCTGGAGCAATCAAGCCAGGGAG AATATTCCAACGAGGAAAGACCACCACCAGGAATCTATAATCCAAGTGATGCACAGAAATATAAG atGGTCGAAGTCTGTCCAGGGACTGGTGTTTTCTGGTATCTGGGCAACAAAACCTCTGCCCTGAACAACACTAAAACTGCTGGTGAGCTCACCGCTTATCTGATGGACACTTTCTTTAGTAAAGAAACCATGGCCATGTCCAATATGAATGGTGGAGGGAAAAAGGGCTACCAGCAGCTCAATCCCACCATTGTAAATGCATTGAGAGGTAAATAA